Proteins found in one Molothrus aeneus isolate 106 chromosome 20, BPBGC_Maene_1.0, whole genome shotgun sequence genomic segment:
- the RPS6KB1 gene encoding ribosomal protein S6 kinase beta-1 isoform X2 gives MAGVFDIDLDQPEEAGSDEELEEGGQLSESMDHGGVGQYDLGMEHCEKFEISETSVNRGPEKIRPECFELLRVLGKGGYGKVFQVRKVTGANTGKIFAMKVLKKAMIVRNAKDTAHTKAERNILEEVKHPFIVDLIYAFQTGGKLYLILEYLSGGELFMQLEREGIFMEDTACFYLAEISMALGHLHQKGIIYRDLKPENIMLNHQGHVKLTDFGLCKESIHDGTVTHTFCGTIEYMAPEILMRSGHNRAVDWWSLGALMYDMLTGAPPFTGENRKKTIDKILKCKLNLPPYLTQEARDLLKKLLKRNAASRLGAGPGDAGEVQAHAFFRHINWDELLARKVEPPFKPLLCQCP, from the exons GGTCAATTAAGTGAGAGCATGGACCATGGAGGAGTTGGCCAATATGACCT TGGGATGGAACATTGTGAAAAGTTTGAGATTTCAGAGACCAGCGTGAACAGAGGCCCTGAGAAGATCCGGCCCGAGTGCTTCGAGCTGCTGCGCGTGCTGGGCAAGGGCGGCTACGGCAAG GTGTTTCAAGTACGAAAAGTAACTGGAGCAAACACCGGGAAAATATTTGCCATGAAAGTTCTTAAAAAG GCAATGATTGTAAGGAATGCCAAGGACACAGCTCACACAAAAGCAGAGAGGAATATACTGGAGGAAGTGAAACATCCCTTCATTGTAGACTTAATTTATGCCTTTCAGACTGGTGGAAAACTCTACCTCATCCTTGAGTATCTCAGTG GAGGAGAACTATTTATGCAGTTAGAGAGAGAAGGGATATTTATGGAAGACACAGCCTG cTTTTACTTGGCAGAAATCTCCATGGCACTGGGGCACTTGCATCAGAAAGGAATCATCTACCGGGATCTGAAGCCAGAGAATATCATGCTCAATCACCAAG GTCATGTAAAACTGACTGACTTCGGGTTATGTAAAGAATCCATTCACGATGGAACAGTCACACACACATTCTGTGGAACAATTGAATACAT GGCCCCTGAAATCTTGATGAGGAGTGGGCATAACCGTGCTGTGGACTGGTGGAGTTTGGGGGCATTAATGTATGACATGCTGACTGGAGCA CCTCCTTTCACTGgggagaacagaaagaaaacaattgaCAAGATTCTCAAGTGTAAACTCAACTTGCCTCCCTACCTCACACAAGAAGCCAGAGATCTGCTTAAAAAG CTGCTAAAAAGAAATGCTGCCTCACGTCTAGGAGCTGGtcctggagatgctggagaaGTTCAG gctcacGCCTTCTTCAGACACATCAACTGGGACGAGCTGCTGGCACGCAAGGTGGAGCCTCCTTTTAAACCCTTATTG TGTCAGTGCCCATAG
- the RPS6KB1 gene encoding ribosomal protein S6 kinase beta-1 isoform X3 codes for MAGVFDIDLDQPEEAGSDEELEEGGQLSESMDHGGVGQYDLGMEHCEKFEISETSVNRGPEKIRPECFELLRVLGKGGYGKVFQVRKVTGANTGKIFAMKVLKKAMIVRNAKDTAHTKAERNILEEVKHPFIVDLIYAFQTGGKLYLILEYLSGGELFMQLEREGIFMEDTACFYLAEISMALGHLHQKGIIYRDLKPENIMLNHQGHVKLTDFGLCKESIHDGTVTHTFCGTIEYMAPEILMRSGHNRAVDWWSLGALMYDMLTGAVASFHWGEQKENN; via the exons GGTCAATTAAGTGAGAGCATGGACCATGGAGGAGTTGGCCAATATGACCT TGGGATGGAACATTGTGAAAAGTTTGAGATTTCAGAGACCAGCGTGAACAGAGGCCCTGAGAAGATCCGGCCCGAGTGCTTCGAGCTGCTGCGCGTGCTGGGCAAGGGCGGCTACGGCAAG GTGTTTCAAGTACGAAAAGTAACTGGAGCAAACACCGGGAAAATATTTGCCATGAAAGTTCTTAAAAAG GCAATGATTGTAAGGAATGCCAAGGACACAGCTCACACAAAAGCAGAGAGGAATATACTGGAGGAAGTGAAACATCCCTTCATTGTAGACTTAATTTATGCCTTTCAGACTGGTGGAAAACTCTACCTCATCCTTGAGTATCTCAGTG GAGGAGAACTATTTATGCAGTTAGAGAGAGAAGGGATATTTATGGAAGACACAGCCTG cTTTTACTTGGCAGAAATCTCCATGGCACTGGGGCACTTGCATCAGAAAGGAATCATCTACCGGGATCTGAAGCCAGAGAATATCATGCTCAATCACCAAG GTCATGTAAAACTGACTGACTTCGGGTTATGTAAAGAATCCATTCACGATGGAACAGTCACACACACATTCTGTGGAACAATTGAATACAT GGCCCCTGAAATCTTGATGAGGAGTGGGCATAACCGTGCTGTGGACTGGTGGAGTTTGGGGGCATTAATGTATGACATGCTGACTGGAGCAGTAG CCTCCTTTCACTGgggagaacagaaagaaaacaattga